A DNA window from Flammeovirga agarivorans contains the following coding sequences:
- a CDS encoding alpha/beta fold hydrolase, which produces MAAYDKGFYSTSDGHKIYYEQCGHPLGVPVLYLHGGPGAGLDDHYESLFDNQKLVRIIGIDQRGSGKSKPLGSLENNTINHLIDDIEGIRQLLHIDSFYIYGGSWGSTLALAYTAIHPKRVMGLNLWGIFFCNQNELEWFFQTAAPTMYADVFSILHKNIPNKTLQQFLVAYKNMINEGNQKSINWLLWESFASEHPHPNYDELYQWRASKEALACIKIENHYFLQSPRVIHNKSLEEFLSEHPISCPVYITHGRNDLVTPAISALQLHELCINSQLNIIDNCGHSLQHPDFKESIINFGNELLTSTS; this is translated from the coding sequence ATGGCTGCTTATGACAAAGGGTTTTACTCTACATCTGATGGTCACAAAATATATTATGAACAATGCGGGCACCCATTAGGAGTGCCTGTTTTGTATCTTCATGGTGGTCCCGGTGCAGGATTGGATGATCATTATGAATCACTATTTGATAATCAAAAACTAGTAAGAATAATTGGTATCGACCAAAGAGGTTCGGGTAAAAGCAAGCCATTGGGTAGTTTGGAAAACAATACCATCAACCATCTAATAGACGATATTGAAGGTATTCGTCAACTATTACATATTGACTCATTTTACATTTATGGTGGTAGCTGGGGTTCGACATTAGCCTTAGCCTATACTGCCATTCACCCAAAACGAGTAATGGGGCTCAATTTATGGGGTATTTTCTTTTGTAATCAGAACGAATTAGAATGGTTTTTTCAGACAGCAGCACCAACAATGTATGCTGATGTATTTAGCATTTTACATAAAAACATACCCAACAAAACCCTTCAACAATTTTTGGTAGCCTATAAGAATATGATTAACGAAGGAAATCAGAAAAGTATAAATTGGTTACTATGGGAGTCATTTGCCTCGGAACACCCTCACCCAAATTATGATGAATTGTATCAATGGAGAGCCTCCAAAGAAGCATTAGCTTGTATAAAAATAGAAAATCATTACTTCTTACAATCACCAAGAGTTATCCATAATAAAAGTCTAGAGGAATTTCTATCCGAACACCCTATTTCCTGCCCCGTATATATCACTCATGGTAGAAATGACCTAGTTACTCCTGCTATCTCAGCTCTACAGCTTCATGAATTATGCATTAATAGTCAACTAAATATTATCGACAATTGCGGGCATTCCTTGCAACATCCTGATTTCAAAGAAAGTATTATCAACTTTGGCAATGAATTATTGACATCTACTTCCTAG
- a CDS encoding 7TM-DISM domain-containing protein: MRILISFIFLGIIIPYTTFGDYAEDILTLSEKKSSVNAAKNIFFYIDQDNSLQFDQISSPAFNKFTPWNSTDNLSFEYGTGSYWAKVDIQNKDDQYREWLVEVAYAPLDELEFYLVKNEKLVDHHLTGDHVNYSERPIDHHNYLFPVALENLESATIYFRVKTNGIVKLPVNLYQPWKYAEVNSKYEVTYGILLGILAMLCILSVVTFLPTRDWSYLIFPLPLVAKIMFTFSLTGHTFQYLFPTSPVMANMITPLSIALWMLGESMFNLYFLKTRKLSKAAFYLNIFGFTLSIATIITSVFLSYYAAIKLVTVTAIPFSISALTLGIIAYNKGQRIARYYISAWSVYIFGLMIFVGFATGHLPDTFFTQHALEFGDLFMAPLLFTALSKKYAVYREQKNEAIKQMLDMEAKAKETLEAKVVERTLELQEATTELEEKTEELETQANQLEIKNEEVTSQAEELQSMNDQMLETNTELEQINEEIAAQRDMMEIKNKKLEVVTKSLQDSINYAQRIQKTILPQNKDFDTLFEDHFIMYRPKHTISGDFYWVTENTKEDKVVLIAADCTGHGVPGALMSVLGGGYLDKIINLKKITSPARILIEMHQNIQSLTSQEDALMNDGMDMGVLVWDRKEKKVTFAGTHTPLVFVQNNKLFSIKGDRFNLGSNHKKIQIKEHSIPLTEESSFYLFSDGFQDQFGGDHNKKISIKRLKELILMLSQKPMKVQHDAFIKFFESWKDKNNEKQIDDVLLMGVKIKA; the protein is encoded by the coding sequence ATGAGAATTTTAATTTCATTCATCTTTCTCGGTATCATAATACCGTACACCACATTCGGAGACTACGCAGAGGATATTCTAACATTAAGCGAGAAAAAGTCGTCCGTTAATGCTGCAAAAAACATTTTCTTTTATATTGATCAAGACAATTCATTGCAATTTGATCAAATATCAAGCCCTGCTTTCAATAAATTCACACCTTGGAACAGTACTGACAACCTATCATTTGAATATGGTACGGGTTCATATTGGGCAAAAGTAGACATCCAAAATAAAGACGACCAATACAGAGAATGGCTCGTTGAGGTTGCTTATGCCCCTTTGGATGAATTAGAGTTTTATCTGGTAAAGAACGAAAAGCTTGTGGATCACCACTTAACAGGAGACCATGTAAACTATTCGGAAAGACCCATTGACCACCACAATTATCTTTTTCCAGTTGCACTAGAAAACTTGGAATCGGCTACCATTTATTTTAGAGTAAAAACAAATGGTATTGTAAAGTTACCTGTTAACCTATACCAACCTTGGAAATATGCAGAAGTAAACTCTAAGTATGAAGTAACTTATGGCATTCTACTTGGTATCTTGGCCATGCTTTGTATTTTAAGTGTTGTTACTTTCCTTCCAACTAGAGATTGGTCTTATTTAATTTTCCCACTTCCTTTAGTGGCGAAAATAATGTTTACGTTTTCACTAACGGGACACACTTTCCAATATTTATTTCCAACCTCACCTGTAATGGCCAATATGATCACTCCGTTATCCATTGCATTATGGATGCTAGGTGAATCGATGTTTAATTTATATTTCCTAAAAACAAGAAAGCTATCTAAAGCAGCCTTTTATCTAAATATCTTTGGATTTACATTATCAATAGCAACCATCATTACATCTGTATTTTTATCGTATTATGCTGCTATTAAACTAGTGACTGTAACGGCTATTCCTTTTAGTATTTCAGCCTTAACTCTAGGTATCATTGCTTATAATAAAGGACAACGAATTGCTAGATACTATATCTCTGCTTGGTCGGTGTATATTTTCGGTTTAATGATTTTTGTTGGATTTGCTACAGGGCACCTTCCTGATACATTCTTTACTCAACATGCGTTAGAATTTGGTGATTTATTTATGGCTCCACTTCTATTTACTGCTTTAAGTAAAAAATACGCTGTTTATAGAGAGCAAAAAAATGAAGCCATTAAGCAAATGCTTGATATGGAAGCGAAAGCTAAAGAAACATTAGAGGCAAAGGTTGTTGAAAGAACATTAGAGCTACAAGAAGCGACAACAGAATTAGAAGAAAAAACCGAAGAATTAGAAACTCAGGCTAATCAATTAGAAATAAAAAATGAGGAAGTCACTTCCCAAGCAGAAGAGCTTCAAAGTATGAATGATCAGATGCTTGAAACCAACACAGAACTTGAGCAAATCAATGAAGAAATTGCTGCTCAAAGGGATATGATGGAAATTAAAAATAAGAAATTAGAAGTGGTAACTAAGAGTCTTCAAGATAGTATTAACTATGCTCAGAGGATTCAGAAAACAATTCTTCCTCAGAATAAAGACTTTGATACATTGTTTGAAGATCACTTCATCATGTATCGTCCAAAACATACTATTTCAGGTGATTTTTATTGGGTAACAGAAAACACAAAAGAAGATAAAGTAGTCTTAATCGCTGCAGACTGTACAGGACATGGAGTTCCTGGAGCCTTAATGTCTGTTTTGGGTGGAGGTTACTTGGATAAAATCATCAACCTTAAGAAAATCACCTCTCCTGCTAGAATTCTTATTGAGATGCATCAAAACATTCAATCTCTTACCTCACAAGAAGATGCTTTAATGAATGACGGAATGGACATGGGTGTTCTTGTTTGGGACAGAAAAGAAAAGAAGGTCACTTTTGCAGGTACACATACTCCATTAGTTTTTGTACAGAACAATAAGTTATTCTCAATTAAAGGAGATCGATTTAACTTAGGAAGCAATCATAAAAAGATTCAAATTAAAGAACATAGTATTCCATTAACTGAGGAAAGTAGCTTCTACCTTTTCTCTGATGGGTTCCAAGATCAATTTGGTGGCGATCATAACAAGAAGATCTCTATTAAAAGATTAAAAGAGTTGATATTGATGCTGTCACAAAAACCTATGAAAGTCCAACATGATGCATTTATCAAGTTCTTCGAAAGTTGGAAAGACAAAAACAATGAGAAGCAGATTGATGATGTATTACTTATGGGCGTTAAAATAAAAGCATAA